A part of Thiomicrorhabdus sediminis genomic DNA contains:
- a CDS encoding DUF481 domain-containing protein: MFSFTRKTLSIAILSSISLCSTQAVAGEKTGFSGNGELGFSNSTGNTDSNALYAALKMQYLQARYDVLGGIEISDKSENGTQTESRYAIDAQYNRYYAEDKNFYSYLGGKLTHSKFEDIDLETTASVGLGKRLYKTERVLLTGQVGIGYQNTDYISATASEDQVVYQAKLDYSNQINNYVKFTQDLIVNAGNEQTKTEANTGLSVKIAEQMKLKASFKYRNNSNPAPGTEKTDTLTLVSVIYDF, translated from the coding sequence ATGTTTTCATTTACCAGAAAAACACTTTCTATCGCGATACTAAGCTCTATTTCGCTATGCAGCACTCAAGCCGTGGCGGGCGAAAAAACCGGTTTTAGTGGAAATGGTGAACTTGGTTTCAGCAACAGCACAGGTAATACCGACAGCAACGCTTTATACGCGGCTTTAAAAATGCAATACCTTCAAGCTCGTTATGACGTCTTGGGCGGTATTGAAATCAGCGATAAATCTGAAAACGGCACACAAACCGAATCTCGCTACGCCATTGATGCTCAGTACAACCGTTACTATGCCGAAGATAAAAACTTCTACAGCTACCTTGGCGGCAAACTGACACACAGCAAATTTGAAGATATCGATCTAGAAACCACCGCCTCTGTCGGTTTGGGTAAACGTCTTTATAAAACCGAACGTGTATTGCTGACAGGGCAAGTCGGTATCGGTTATCAAAACACCGACTATATCTCGGCTACAGCTTCCGAAGACCAGGTTGTCTATCAAGCCAAACTTGACTACAGCAATCAAATCAACAACTATGTTAAATTCACTCAGGACCTAATCGTTAATGCCGGTAATGAGCAAACTAAAACGGAAGCCAATACCGGCTTGAGCGTTAAAATTGCCGAACAGATGAAACTCAAAGCAAGCTTCAAATATCGCAACAACAGCAACCCTGCACCAGGAACCGAAAAGACGGATACGCTAACGCTGGTCAGCGTTATTTATGATTTTTAA
- the ycaO gene encoding 30S ribosomal protein S12 methylthiotransferase accessory factor YcaO has protein sequence MSELTYIKGKDACLENSINTMQSQLKSMGFQIDEASWLNPVKNVYSLHINDKRCPPIFTNGKGTSRKACLASALGEFLERLSTNYFFSDYWISANGQNRDWLYYPDDKRFTEQDIGECLNERLWQFYDPEGELGFNELLSFNDQNEFVSAIPLINVDSQEVAYFPMNLLSNIYASNGLSAGNTALEAQVQGMSEIFERWVKNKILRENLCLPEIPNEVVEQFPAVVEAVASLKEAGIEVSMRDASLGGQFPVINVTLFEQKTGTCFASFGAHPIFEVALERTLTESLQGRHLNNLDGFQLTVFDEYSVAEDENIENHFIDSSGLIHTRFITHDADFDFVNWDFSGTTEQQWQKLCDLVREQGCEVYVANYRHCHFEACRIIVPGMSEIYPVTELIDSNQNVGRLLREALLALPESQDYSGLAELIDALGFSDHQGVASLIGLLPDPGSFWAEVKIAELRAWALLAAGEHQEALDALHDAIYYLHPDSKWLVKFQALNFCLQMQLENLVDKRATALLFGQQLSDQVWRMIAGEVVFDGQVLGQDIFAQSKRHQALMLMEQELAEIKQAFFEV, from the coding sequence ATGAGTGAATTAACCTATATCAAGGGCAAGGATGCTTGCTTGGAAAACTCCATCAATACGATGCAAAGCCAGTTGAAGTCAATGGGGTTTCAGATTGATGAGGCATCCTGGTTAAATCCGGTTAAAAATGTTTATTCACTGCATATTAACGATAAGCGTTGCCCGCCGATTTTTACCAATGGGAAAGGAACCAGTCGAAAAGCTTGTTTGGCCAGTGCGTTGGGTGAGTTTTTAGAGCGCCTTTCGACCAATTACTTTTTCTCTGATTATTGGATCAGCGCCAATGGCCAAAACCGAGATTGGCTCTATTATCCGGATGATAAGCGGTTCACCGAGCAGGATATTGGCGAATGTTTGAATGAGCGTCTTTGGCAGTTCTATGACCCGGAAGGTGAGCTGGGCTTTAACGAGCTGCTCAGCTTTAATGACCAAAATGAGTTTGTCAGCGCGATTCCATTGATTAATGTCGATAGCCAGGAAGTGGCCTATTTCCCGATGAATTTGTTGAGCAATATCTATGCAAGTAATGGCTTGTCTGCAGGTAATACGGCGTTGGAAGCGCAAGTTCAGGGAATGTCTGAAATCTTCGAACGTTGGGTGAAAAATAAGATTTTGCGTGAAAACCTCTGTTTACCGGAAATCCCCAATGAGGTGGTTGAGCAGTTCCCGGCAGTTGTTGAAGCGGTGGCTTCATTGAAAGAAGCGGGCATTGAAGTGTCGATGCGTGATGCTTCTTTGGGTGGTCAGTTCCCGGTGATCAATGTCACCTTATTTGAACAGAAAACCGGTACCTGCTTTGCCTCGTTTGGTGCACACCCGATTTTTGAAGTGGCATTGGAAAGAACTCTGACCGAATCGTTGCAAGGACGCCACCTGAATAATCTGGATGGTTTCCAATTAACGGTATTTGATGAATACTCGGTGGCCGAAGATGAGAATATTGAAAACCACTTCATTGATTCTAGCGGCTTGATCCATACCCGTTTTATAACTCATGATGCCGATTTTGATTTCGTCAACTGGGATTTTTCCGGAACTACCGAGCAGCAGTGGCAAAAGCTTTGTGATTTGGTGCGAGAGCAAGGTTGTGAGGTGTATGTCGCCAATTATCGTCACTGTCATTTTGAGGCCTGTCGCATTATTGTGCCGGGAATGTCGGAAATCTATCCTGTCACGGAGTTAATCGATAGTAACCAGAATGTTGGTCGTCTATTGCGTGAAGCGTTGCTTGCTTTGCCTGAATCGCAAGATTATTCCGGTCTTGCTGAGCTGATTGATGCCTTAGGCTTCAGTGACCATCAAGGTGTTGCTTCGTTGATCGGTTTGCTACCTGATCCGGGCAGCTTCTGGGCCGAGGTAAAAATTGCCGAATTAAGAGCTTGGGCACTTTTGGCCGCCGGTGAACATCAGGAGGCTTTAGATGCGTTACATGATGCGATTTATTATCTGCACCCGGATAGCAAGTGGCTGGTGAAATTTCAGGCACTAAACTTCTGCTTGCAAATGCAGTTGGAGAACTTGGTTGATAAGAGAGCTACCGCGTTATTGTTTGGTCAGCAATTAAGTGATCAGGTTTGGCGGATGATTGCCGGTGAGGTGGTGTTTGATGGTCAGGTGTTGGGGCAGGATATATTTGCGCAGAGTAAACGTCATCAGGCGTTGATGTTAATGGAGCAAGAATTGGCAGAAATCAAACAAGCGTTTTTTGAGGTGTAA
- a CDS encoding universal stress protein, translating into MAQIKNDGQDAMDIKDTMSGDENLLQAADCHYKKIVVAVDFTDLNRCVIAKGLALAKQYQAHLCLLHIVEVPSYPVLEDVAVMGMPGVWDEEMTKPLLDQAQAQLFSLANEFAIKHIELINGLAEEDIVQFAKREHFDLIVIGAHGLSAMSRLIGSTTNAVINHAHCDVLAVRATPQSEQSK; encoded by the coding sequence ATGGCGCAAATAAAAAACGATGGTCAGGATGCTATGGATATAAAAGACACCATGTCAGGAGATGAGAATCTACTTCAGGCAGCCGACTGTCATTATAAAAAAATTGTCGTGGCAGTCGATTTTACCGACTTGAACCGCTGTGTTATTGCCAAGGGTTTAGCGCTTGCCAAGCAATATCAAGCACATCTGTGTCTTTTGCATATTGTTGAGGTGCCAAGCTACCCGGTTCTGGAAGATGTTGCAGTGATGGGGATGCCAGGTGTCTGGGATGAGGAAATGACCAAGCCCTTGTTGGATCAGGCGCAAGCGCAGCTGTTTTCCTTGGCCAATGAATTTGCTATCAAGCATATAGAATTGATAAACGGCTTGGCCGAGGAAGATATTGTGCAGTTCGCCAAACGCGAACATTTTGATCTGATAGTGATCGGTGCTCATGGCCTGTCTGCTATGAGTCGCTTGATCGGTTCGACCACCAATGCGGTAATTAACCATGCACATTGTGATGTGCTTGCAGTGAGAGCAACGCCGCAATCTGAACAATCTAAATGA
- the tsaB gene encoding tRNA (adenosine(37)-N6)-threonylcarbamoyltransferase complex dimerization subunit type 1 TsaB — protein sequence MNSNDLPTILAIETSTVACSVALLIGERSYCRHELLPQRHAQQVLFMVNDVIDEAGIDSTQIDYLAFGEGPGAFTGLRIAAGVVQGLALGWQKPVIAMSSLETMAQDYFQNNVLDSTDKDSQTWSAVLDARMNEIYLLQGLYGRENGVQVTEEVRLMDENSVAEAIAASDVMFGDIDQAYPELVEQFSARADYHKLLPNALYMAQLARGSQDRAALLDDKVPQPLYLRNNVAETIEQRKQKQQKS from the coding sequence ATGAACAGCAATGATTTGCCGACTATCCTCGCCATTGAAACCTCAACCGTGGCATGTTCAGTGGCCTTATTGATTGGTGAGCGGAGTTATTGCCGTCACGAGCTGTTGCCGCAACGTCATGCCCAGCAGGTTTTGTTTATGGTCAATGATGTGATCGACGAGGCGGGCATTGATTCAACGCAGATAGATTATTTGGCGTTTGGCGAAGGCCCAGGTGCCTTTACCGGTTTAAGGATTGCCGCAGGGGTTGTACAAGGCTTGGCGTTGGGTTGGCAGAAACCGGTCATCGCCATGTCGTCTTTGGAAACCATGGCGCAGGACTATTTTCAAAATAATGTTCTAGATTCGACTGACAAAGATAGCCAGACCTGGTCGGCTGTGCTCGATGCACGCATGAATGAAATCTATTTGTTACAGGGACTATATGGTCGCGAAAATGGTGTTCAGGTGACTGAAGAGGTCAGACTGATGGATGAAAACAGTGTCGCTGAAGCGATAGCGGCTAGTGATGTGATGTTTGGTGATATTGATCAGGCTTATCCTGAGCTGGTTGAGCAGTTCTCAGCTCGTGCTGATTACCACAAGCTTTTGCCTAATGCGTTGTATATGGCGCAACTGGCAAGGGGGTCTCAGGATCGTGCCGCATTGCTGGATGATAAAGTGCCTCAACCGCTTTATTTGCGCAATAATGTTGCCGAAACCATTGAGCAGCGAAAGCAGAAGCAACAGAAATCTTAA
- a CDS encoding ATP-dependent DNA helicase, with the protein MSENKAKLSKTQDQRSIEDVMKNDGYLAKLVNGYASRQSQLDMAHEIKALIDEKSTLMAEAGTGTGKTFAYLVPALLSGKKVIVSTATKTLQEQLVHKDLPILFKACDIPGKARLLKGRDNYVCPQRMEITETVEQHSREDWKKLALIREWLEQKTRSGDRAELDSVPENDMIWRKVCARMEFCQAAECHVESDCFYPKIKNQAQEAQVLVVNHHLFCADLALRENGFGEILPEADIYIFDEAHQLPDIAAQFLGFAISRSQLEELVRDIKQAQQLEAPETRKIKDLAEQLDDNIKSLNDSLGKWEKRWTWEKLNDEKAFQVIVKRFLSLLEQVVEQLKSVEERGKQLAAVQKRAKEFATQLSDWLNSQNENKIRWVESAQARFKFNLTPLSVAGPFSRQREQIGGAWLFTSATLSVNGSFDYFAKRLGLQESKNCHWPSPFDYQKQALVYHPVGLPEPRDPNYIKICLRAAWPLLKASKGCAFLLFTSHKAMQEARAILADHWSGDLLVQGEQPKLTLLQKFKSAEQAILLGTSSFWEGVDVKGDALKLVIIDRIPFAPPDDPIVQAREAYLKEKGLNGFVHFQLPEAVIAMKQGAGRLIRDVEDRGVLMLCDPRLSSKNYGNVIRNSLPDFPWVYDAQYAINKLTETDE; encoded by the coding sequence ATGTCTGAAAACAAAGCAAAATTATCAAAAACTCAGGATCAGCGCAGTATTGAAGATGTCATGAAAAATGACGGTTATCTGGCTAAGCTGGTTAACGGCTATGCTTCCCGTCAATCTCAGCTCGATATGGCGCATGAAATTAAAGCGTTGATTGATGAAAAATCTACCTTAATGGCCGAAGCCGGAACCGGAACAGGGAAAACATTTGCCTATTTGGTGCCGGCCCTGTTATCAGGCAAGAAGGTGATTGTCTCTACGGCGACCAAAACCTTGCAAGAGCAGCTGGTTCATAAAGACCTGCCGATACTGTTTAAAGCCTGCGATATTCCCGGTAAAGCTCGATTATTGAAGGGACGCGATAATTATGTCTGTCCGCAACGCATGGAAATCACCGAAACCGTTGAGCAGCATAGTCGAGAAGATTGGAAAAAGCTGGCGCTGATTCGCGAGTGGCTGGAGCAGAAAACACGCAGCGGCGACCGGGCTGAACTCGATAGTGTTCCGGAAAACGATATGATTTGGCGTAAGGTTTGTGCGCGTATGGAGTTTTGCCAAGCGGCAGAATGTCACGTTGAGTCGGATTGCTTTTACCCAAAAATAAAAAATCAGGCGCAAGAGGCCCAAGTTCTGGTGGTCAATCATCACTTGTTCTGTGCCGATTTGGCTTTGCGTGAAAACGGATTTGGTGAAATCTTACCGGAAGCCGATATCTATATTTTCGATGAAGCTCATCAGCTACCGGATATTGCCGCGCAGTTTCTCGGCTTTGCCATTTCCCGGTCGCAACTGGAAGAGCTGGTGCGAGACATCAAGCAAGCTCAACAGTTGGAAGCACCGGAAACCCGTAAAATCAAAGATTTGGCCGAGCAACTTGATGACAATATCAAGTCATTGAACGACTCTCTCGGTAAATGGGAGAAGCGTTGGACATGGGAGAAGCTCAATGATGAAAAAGCGTTTCAAGTCATTGTCAAACGCTTTTTATCCTTGCTGGAGCAAGTTGTTGAGCAACTCAAAAGTGTTGAGGAACGCGGTAAGCAGCTTGCTGCTGTGCAAAAGCGCGCCAAAGAATTCGCCACACAGCTTAGTGATTGGTTAAACAGCCAGAATGAAAATAAAATTCGTTGGGTCGAATCTGCTCAAGCCCGGTTTAAATTTAATTTGACGCCATTGAGTGTGGCCGGGCCATTTAGCCGGCAGCGCGAGCAAATAGGTGGGGCCTGGTTGTTTACCTCGGCCACATTGAGTGTAAACGGTAGTTTTGATTATTTTGCCAAACGTTTGGGATTGCAGGAATCGAAAAACTGTCATTGGCCAAGTCCGTTTGATTATCAAAAACAAGCATTGGTATACCACCCGGTTGGTTTGCCGGAACCGCGCGACCCCAATTACATAAAAATTTGTTTACGAGCCGCGTGGCCTTTGCTTAAAGCCAGTAAAGGCTGCGCATTTCTGCTTTTCACCAGTCATAAGGCGATGCAGGAAGCACGTGCCATTCTTGCCGACCATTGGTCGGGTGATCTGCTGGTTCAAGGCGAGCAGCCGAAATTGACGTTGCTGCAAAAGTTCAAAAGCGCCGAGCAGGCAATTTTATTGGGCACCAGCAGTTTTTGGGAAGGCGTGGATGTAAAAGGTGATGCATTGAAGTTGGTGATTATCGACCGTATTCCTTTTGCGCCACCGGATGATCCGATTGTTCAAGCACGGGAAGCTTATCTGAAAGAAAAAGGCTTGAATGGTTTTGTCCATTTTCAACTGCCCGAAGCGGTTATAGCCATGAAACAGGGGGCTGGTCGTCTGATACGTGATGTTGAAGATCGTGGCGTATTGATGCTTTGTGACCCGCGTTTGAGCTCAAAAAATTACGGTAATGTGATACGCAATAGCTTGCCGGACTTTCCGTGGGTATATGATGCGCAATATGCCATTAATAAGCTTACTGAAACAGACGAATAA
- the ykgO gene encoding type B 50S ribosomal protein L36: protein MKILSSLKSAKTRHKDCQVVKRRGKVYVICKTNPKFKARQR from the coding sequence ATGAAAATTTTATCTTCTCTAAAATCAGCAAAGACACGTCACAAGGACTGTCAGGTTGTTAAGCGCCGTGGTAAGGTTTACGTAATTTGTAAAACCAACCCTAAATTTAAGGCTCGTCAGCGTTAA